One window from the genome of Palaemon carinicauda isolate YSFRI2023 chromosome 24, ASM3689809v2, whole genome shotgun sequence encodes:
- the LOC137618363 gene encoding tigger transposable element-derived protein 1-like: protein MDKTGLFWKSMPSRTFLSQDEVHRPGYKAHKDRVTLIICGNAAGFMIKPGLIYKAKIPRVLKNKNKAILPVYWKSNAEAWITKVLAAEWFIHCFVPEVKLYLAEKGLPFKVLLLMDCARDHATDLQYDGMQVKFLPPNTTALIQPMDQWVIRAFQALYTCGTMEGVIAAVDNDDDDNNDEEDFTLKKHWRKYIALLEKAVTLAHIIKDEGFNDMTEEDVNSLIEAHSDLLTNEDLREMTRLAREEESEEKQDEEMNKTSLTLENLQEICNMERAL, encoded by the exons ATGGACAAGACAGGTCTTTTTTGGAAGAGTATGCCATCACGTACATTCCTCTCCCAGGATGAAGTGCACAGACCAGGCTACAAGGCACACAAGGACCGAGTCACACTTATCATATGTGGTAATGCTGCAGGCTTTATGATAAAGCCAGGCCTTATTTATAAGGCAAAAATTCCACGggtcttaaaaaataaaaataaggctatactCCCCGTCTATTGGAAGAGTAACGCAGAGGCCTGGATAACTAAAGTCCTGGCAGCTGAATGGTTCATTCACTGCTTTGTTCCTGAGGTAAAGCTGTATCTGGCTGAGAAAGGTCTCCCTTTCAAGGTCcttctcttgatggactgtgcaagAGACCATGCAACAGACCTGCAGTATGATGGGATGCAGGTCAAGTTTCTGCCCCCTAACACCACAGCCCTTATACAGCCTATGGATCAATGGGTCATTCGTGCATTTCAGGCACTCTACACTTGTGGCACAATGGAGGGGGTCATTGCTGCAGTTGACAATGATGACGACGACAACAACGACGAAGAAGACTTCACTTTGAAAAAGCACTGGCGCAAGTACATTGCATTAT TGGAGAAGGCGGTGACCCTGGCCCATATAATTAAGGATGAAGGATTCAATGACATGACGGAAGAAGATGTGAACAGCCTTATCGAGGCCCATTCAGACCTGCTGACAAACGAAGACCTCCGTGAAATGACGAGGTTAGCAAGGGAAGAAGAGAGTGAAGAAAAGCAAGACGAAGAAATGAATAAGACTAGCCTTACTCTGGAGAACCTGCAAGAAATTTGCAACATGGAAAGGGCATTGTAA